The following nucleotide sequence is from Dunckerocampus dactyliophorus isolate RoL2022-P2 chromosome 7, RoL_Ddac_1.1, whole genome shotgun sequence.
GTCTTTAGAGTCCAAAGTTTCATGTACTAAGATTAATTTATGTTTGGATGGGTATCTCTTAGCTGGAAATGTGGCAAAAGATAGCAATTTGTTTCTCAATATAGGCATATCCAGTGTTCTCGAGATTAGTGGTTGTTgaacttttttcatttcaagTATCCCCTGTGGAATATTATTTTCAGCCAAGTACCCTCAAACactagaaaaacatttttggttaaaaaaaaataaaaacatgctgggcttggcggaggtaattacAAAAATACTTTGTGCACATAAGATAATTGTCAATTTAAAGTGCCCTCTTTTGGGagtatactgtattacactgcAATTTCCTTTGTGTGTCCGACTGACTTTTACCATGTTCCTGccaactctccctgtcctttcccGGATATTTAGTGCTATTTAGTCCTCCTTTCACAAACTACAAAGAAAACTGCATAAACATAATTCTTTTGTTTTCTAATTGCACTACCGTAGACACTTACTGCCTAGCTAAAAGCAATGaatcacaaatgtatttttcacaGCATTCATTTGGCATCTGCGTGATGTCTTGTCATGCGTATGTTCAATATTCACAGGGTTTAAAATACCCTGGAATGCCTTCTTCAGATGCTCCTGGAAAGATCTTCCTCCTCAGTCTGAAGGACTCCCAGATGGAACCGGTGGAGTTGCTCATATCAAAAAACTTTGACCTGGAGACGTTTAACCCTCATGGCATCAGTGTCTACACAGACACAACTGGTACGAGCAGTCCTGCAAAACTGCTTTCATGTCAATCAAGGCTTTGATGAGGAGTTGTTGCTACTTTATGTCAATGCTTTGTTTCCTCATGATTTCAGGTAGAACAGTATACCTGTTTGTTGTGAACCATCCTCAGCAGAAAAGCCAAGTAGAGTTGTTCAAATTTGTTGAGGAAAAGCGCTCCCTGATTCATCTTAAGACCTTCAAGCACGAACTTCTTCATAGGTTACTGCAGCATGTTTAATTGTAAGTGAATTATTGTAAAGCAATATCAAGTCACATTTTTCCGATCTGTTTTCCCCTGTAGTGTCAACGATATTGTGGCATTGGGAGTGGATCGTTTCTATGCCACCAATGATCACTATTTCTCACATGAACTCCTTAAAACGATAGTGGAGCCTCTCCTGGGTCAACCTTGGACTAATGTTGTGTATTACAGTCCGGAGACAATCAAAGTGGTCTCTGAGGGATATTACTTTGCAAATGGCATCAATGTCTCACCTGACAAAAGGTTGGCAAGTTCTTTAAAGAGTTGTGTAATTGAGATATTAATACtatttttgtgtcattattagGCATATATATGTGGCAGATATAATGGACCATAATGTACATGTGTTGGAGAGGAAAGAAGACAATGCATTGGTTTCTGTGAAGGTAAATAATAGGGgtgtccgatattatcggcctgatattggcataaaaatgtaatatcggtcaataatGGTATCGATTTTGTTCCATATAATGAAAGTCGATATGGCCCGTTAAGTGCCACAAGCAACATTGATGTCCCCATAACCGTCAACTTGAACCGATGTTTTGCTTAACCGTGTTTGGGGTGGCAGGAcggtggtgggttgtcaaaacaccgctaatggtgagcgGGGTAGCTCATATACTTATATACAGCATGTAGACGCTACAttgagcgctgagccgtacgtcaatgTCGGCGCCATTTTGGATGTGGCAAGACTCGGAGCGGAGAAATTCGTGTCctgcaaaccaaatcccaggtaagacttaacaattacctttgatagtatttggcccatagactgcatgatttgaccattataacatcgttttgagagcataatttgTCAACGCTGTATTCCCGTGCACAATTCATACATTTATATGTTGAtgagggccctatgatttccgtcTTAACGGAAACgaggaattggccaataaaatcggaatctactgttaaatgcggaatctcgcGGGAATTgactgtgaatgaaatgctgaaCATTAGTGTGGGGAATTATTTCTCGCCGGCAGAACGCTCATTCATAgcggcatgtcctcacaaaccACTAACCAGccccctcctgaactaaacatatCGAGGCGGCAACCGGAAACATGGGCTAAGTCTACAAAaccttagtttagcagagcatgcgaatgcagatgtgtgtgtgctacTCGGACTGTATGAATtgtgctttagtgcttgttaatgtaacccaGCGTTTTAGGTTGGCCACTGATTTCACGCGAGTTGCGTGTATGAAATAGGGACGACAGTCATGGCTGCAAGAGGCACTCGGATTTTCCACACACACGTCAAACGTCtgtccttcaaaataagagtagatttttacacacacattaaaCTACGGGCCTTCGAAAAAGAGCGGCACACACCCTGTCCAATAGTGGTACTAAAATAAGGCTGTCATataaaatagcttacattaataaagctattacaattgcatctgcaactaCATCTTCTTTAACCACGAGCACAGAGATGATCGTTTTTGAGGAGTTTGTAGCAATGCAAAGTTAGAAAAGTGACCAAAGCTAAGTccctttctgaaatactgggcaaaattgtccaatgatgtattgcatcaataaatgtaaggatttttgcatttatttaagtgtcattttattttattcactgacacaaaaaacacacaatttatggtgataaaataagtgtaaaaagtaaaaaacggaataaaaaaatgaacggaatttagaaaaaaattaaacggaatttaagaaaaaattaaaacggaTTTCGcagggacctagtgtattgggtagcgagaatgtaaaaaaaaaaaaaaaaaaaaaagcggaaaTAGTGACAGGCAGATGCGGTAGTTTGGTTACGCACGATGTCGTTCACCGCCACatcgagaagctaattgctgatgctgtatccattagtttcacaacagatatgtgttaattccacgacaggagatatgtgatgttacttatatcggtatcggctgataatGGAAtctgaaattgagagttggacaatatcagcatatcggatatcggcaaaaaagccggTATCGGACATCCTGAGTAAAtacgaattaaaaaaaaaaagtaatgcatGTTATTGTTCACTACTAATTACATGTGCTATAAAATCAGTCCGTGACTGTGGGTTCACTCTGTGACAACATCGAAGTTGACCCTAAAACCGGTGACCTGTGGTTAGGCTGTGACCCCAATGGATGGAAAAGTCTGCTGTTTGACCCCAAAGACCCACCTGGATCAGAGGTAGGACATTTGACAGCATCCGAatttattcattgattaatcgaaCACCCATTTATAATTGTGTATGTGCATTAAACTCAACTTTGTGTGTTCTGTTTCATTGTATTTACCATAATGTCGTGTCCTCCAGGTCATCCGCATCCAGAACATTCACTCAGAGGAACCTTTGGTGACGCAGGTGTATGCTGATGATGGTCATGTGATCATGGGTTCCTCTGTAGCTACGACCTATGGAGGCAAACTGCTCATTGGCTCAGTGTTTCATAAGGCCTTATGCTGTGATTTGGAGATGTAGGCAATTATTGCAACATGTcactaaataactaaataacgGACTCAAATCATATACAGTGATGACAATTTCAGTTTCTACCATATATGATTGGCTTGAACACCATACTGATTTTGgagaattacacacattttagATAAGGTAAGGCTTTGATTTTTAAAAGTGCATCCGGAAAGTGCATCCGCTTCACTTCCACATTTTGTTACCTTGCAGCCTTATGCCAGAatggaataaatcattttttcccctcaactttctacacacaacaccccATATTGACTacataaacacatttattaaaaatgtttgcaaatgtattactttttttttctcaaaactcAGATCATCTTTCAGATGTTTCAACAGCTTAATTGGAGTCCACCTGTATGTCAATTCccttaaaatatgtattattacaATGCTCCAAATAGGCAtcataataaaacatcaaataaagtcaaatagaCAGCATGTAAGTATCTTACACtcttccctggcagagcaaatctgtttagcatgtaacgACACCTAGtcgatcaacaatactatttgccgtattggctggacaggacaagttAAGAAGCATAATCGTGAAGTTAAATGGAAAGATACGCCAGCATAGTTAAAATCAAAAGTGGagtcactttggcttttatagtgGAGATGACGCTGGATAGAGACGTGTGTTTAATTAACGTTTTACATTGTCGTGCTGCTCAACCTTACCGTCATTCTCGGTCTCTTCTAGTGAATACGTCATTGCTGcattatatttttgttatgtttctACTAGAGCTGATCTACTTGAGatacatgagatgttgtgttgtctgaatgagtttaaaatagctttacagtttgtcagacacctaaaccaaaatcctgtttacacttatgTTGCACTTATGTTGCAACAGTCTCACTCTTTTTGCAtcctggttaaaatatgctgcaaaaattccatCCGTtgtctataccgcttatcctcattgggtcacgggtaagctgcagcctatcccagcagaatgcagcaaaatatacacTATGAAATTACACGCACGCTATCATCGTATCAAAATATTatcgttattgtgagccatgtatcgcgtatCGTATCCTATCATGAGGTATCCTGAGATTCtgagccctactcccaatacttgatgcagcccagcctcacccTGACTCTACCGCCAgcagcccccaggtaaattgagttttagACCCCTGTGGTAAAGGATTTAAAGATTGTTGATGTGCATGACGACTTAGTTGctttggaaacaaaaaaaactttacttgtggaaaaaaactaacaaaaaaacactaagaACCCTTATATGGAATTTTATCAGAAAACAAAATGGCTCTAATTGGTAATataatttgtatgcatgcatcaGTTTTAGACTTGTATTGAAGAGtccacttccatccatccattttctattccactTTTCCTCAGAAGGGTcacggggatatgctggagcccatcttggctgacttcaggcaaggggcggggtacaccctggactggtccaagAGTCCACTGTATCtcaaaatgaaaacatatgTAACAGCTTGGCTAATAAGACTTTGGAAAACCAAACAAGGGACTTTGGCAAGGTTCCATCAAAAAAGACCTTTCATATACTGGCCCTCACTGTGTTCTGTAGTTATTCATCTCCAGCATCTTTCATTGTGTGTGGTACTGTATATGCGGTGCATTGGTTTATCATGATTCACTCAGTAAAGTTGATCATGTGAACATTTCCCCTTCAATGCTAATCCTGgtaatgtgagagtgaatggttgttcgtctaTATGCGCCCTGTGATTCGATGacacccagtccagggtgtaccagtccagcatacccccgcgaccctactgTAGTGAAGACAAGGTccatagaggaaaaaaaggaaggtTATTCTGGTTTACTCTTGTAAAGTTGACTGATCTCTTGCACAAATTGTTGCATGACTAAAGCCGTCAAACAAAGCCTTGAACTGGCAGGTTGACAGGCCAGAGGTCATCCAATCCCCTGCTTATTTATTCTCTCTCTCAGGGTATGCTCGCAGGAGCTGATGAGTTGAATACGCGGCGGTGCACAGACCACTTGTGCTGTATTTACCTGCGGGATTACATTTGGTCTTTCGTCAGGTTTGCTATCTGCCATTTAAACATGGACGCGTTTGGCTTCATGACAATTGGCATCACATTGTTTTATATGCTGTTTGGCGAGAGGATGGTCAATGTAAGGTAAACAATGTTCACTTTGGCTTTGCACTTGTATGTTTATGTGCATGATAACAACTTCTTTCCTTGCAAACACTACAGGAAAATGTACCTCGCTTCTCGGGAACAGGTCACGAATCACCTTCCCAACTGTGTTCCACTGAAAAATCTGAGTAAGTAAAATCATTTTCAAATTATATGGACGCTTATTCTTTAGCTTGGGAATGAAGAGTATGTGTGTTCGTCACCCAGATAATGGTGCAGAGGATATAACTGTCTTTGGAGATGGACTTGCCTTTATAAGCACTGTAAGTACTTGAGCTTCAGGGTCTAACTGTGTAATATACTGTTTTTCAACAAAGTGTCataggtcccacaatagtgtattggttgtgtgttggccaaaagttgaaaagtgcttttagtattcactccgttttgtgtgtctgtagctttaacgcAAATGAGCCACGCCTGTCTCTGGCAGAGTGTGCCTCCAAGAAGCCCAATTGTGTTGTGAATGGAATcatggctctttttagagagtcgttttttttttttttattgactccCGAAAAAGAGCCTGCTCTTTTGGCTCCCAAAGGACTCCTCGAGGCCCGTCCACACTGGAACGTTTTCAGGTAGAAATgttgaagtattttatcgttcAGCCATTCATCCACTAGGCAACGGCATTCTGgttgccctgaaacggtattttctGACAACGCTACTGTGTTGTGTGGACAAGCAAAATACTACTTTCtgagaacgatgacgtcactgtttctcttttttttgtacaatatatattaaaaaaaaaagatttttgttgcatatgtcaagtactgtatgtcatcaatagcaacatttattaaCCACGGCCTTTACTTGTGTGGATACTGTCAGGGCCGTGTGCGGACACTTACTCATTCCTTTTCAACAAATGATGgtcttttcttttgttgtgctctGGAATAACAcaaattcaaataataataatataccgaatattttgatggtgttaatgtcatcattgagttaaatattttttaaatatccatctggaattacagcaattaattTTCAACATAACTTTATCCCTGTTTTGAGTCATTTCACCTTTAAATGAAAGAGATTTTGCTAAGCCCTTGCTAGTCTAAAATGTGGTgtcaattaggaaaaatgtacaaacactaaaaatgtaaatgtgtgccttgatatccgaccactttttttttttttttttttagttctaccACGGTGCGCCCTGTTCCACTGACGCTGTTGACAGTGGACttgctcattttcctcttgtttgtaatgccactgctgtgtcctccaaatattatgtttttatgagCCTCCAACTCTCCAACTAAGATTGCCACCTCAGTTTCGGTGAAGTTCCGCCTCTTCGTCTTCGCcttctcagcagccatgattCAGAAGAACTGAGCGAAATGCAATCAAGGGCCATTAAATATGGACGTcgcattcatgagccactttgcattgaccatttatggcgAATTGAAGGCGTGGAGAGGGCGTGACGTGGGGTGGAGTTGCGTAGCACATTTCGACAGCAGGTGAAgcacaaattgcgtgaatgtgtgcaTAAATAGCGCCGCATGtaagtgtgccttgtgtattacatcattttcacactGTGAtctgttcaagattcaagagagttttattgtcatgtattcTCGTATGGATGTGACTTATTGACTGATTTGacactgtgtatatactgtgtatatattttatatgttatttattttaagatgtgtagtgaagcctttaaaaaaattacaaagctGTCTTCAGTGAAGTTAGACTGCctcttttcaattattttttccacatttgatTATCATAATAAGGCTCTAGggaaatattttactgttagaaCGTCATTAAAAAGCCAGTTCAATACGGACACACGTCTTTGCATGTATTCGTAGGGTTTAAAGTACCCAGGAGTACCATCATCAGACACTCCTGGAAAGATCTTCCTCCTCAATCTCAAGGACTCCCAGATGGAACCTGTGGAGTTGCTCATATCAAAAAACTTTGACCTGGAGACGTTCAACCCTCACGGCATCAGTGTCTACACAGACACAAGTATGAGCGTTCCTGCATTTCATTCACTGTCATCACAATGAAACatgcaaattgtattaaaacacACACCCTTTTTGTAGAATTTcaaaaacctttatttttattttagatggATCAGTATACCTGTTTGTTGTGAATCATCCTTACCACAAAAGCCAAGTagagttgtttaaatttgtcgAGGATGAACGCTCCCTGATTCATCTTAAGACAttcaaacatcaactgctttaCAGGTACTGCGGCATATTTAATTATACAATAGCTTATATTGTTAAAGAACGTGAACGTGTGGTGtataataatatgttttttttctggtttcCCCTGTAGTGTCAACAATATTGTGGCTATGGGAGTGGATCGTTTCTATGCCACCAATGATCACTATTTCTCAGATGAACTCCTTAAAACGATAGTGGAGCCTCTCCTGGGTCAACCTTGGACTAATGTTGTGTATTACAGTCCTGAGACAGTCAAAGTGGTCTCTGAGGGATATTACTTTGCAAATGGCATCAACGTCTCACCTGACAAAAGGTGGGAAGTTCTTCAAAGAGTTGTGTAATTGAGGTTTTAATACtaattttgtgtcatttttaggCATATATACGTGGCAGATATATTTGCTCATAATGTGCATGTGCTGGAGAGGAAAGATGACACCACATTGGTCTCTGTCAAGGTAAATTAGTGACAAGGAATATTAATATTGATATCTTGAGTGATAAACGCTAAGAGGTCAAAACAACTgagaaaatgaattcaaatactCAACTCTAATTCTGATTCTCTTATATGATATGACCAGTCCGTGGCTGTGGGGTCACTCTGTGACAACATTGAAGTTGACCCTAAAACAGGTGACCTGTGGTTTGGCTGTCTACCCAATGCATGGAAGCTTTTCCACTTTGACCCCAAACATCCACCTGGCTCGGAGGTTTGTCTCTCCACGTTATTTACTGATGAACCCCCTGTGATATTGTACACTTGTGATAGCAACAAAATAGCACATTTCCTCTCTTGTATTTATCAATTCAATGTGTCCTCCAGGTCATCCGCATCCAGAACATTCACTCAGATGAGCCATTGGTGACGCAGGTGTATGCTGATGATGGTCATGTGATCATGGGTTCCTCTGTAGCTACGACCTATGGAGGCAAACTGCTCATTGGCTCAGTGTTTCATAAAGCCTTGTGCTGTGATTTGGAGTAGACAATAACATGAAGCAATAATtgaataacaaaataatttaataaaacaaaacaattgctTCCATGGATTTTTAAAGCACTTGGAGGAGGTACCGTATGTGCACTAAACTACATGtaaacacaacaaataaataaaagtgtgatGTAAGAGGAGATAGTTATAATCATCGGTTAAGAATTGATTAcaatcaaacctcggttttcatatgctccaatttttgtatgattcaatTTTTGTCGATAGGTTTTCGTACCATATTGAACATAACAAACCAGtttgtttgccctgtactgtatcactcTGCAAAATAAAGTGGCCAAACAAAGCGCCCTACACGTCGCTGACTCACTGGCATTTTTTATCGAGTGTGACTCAGTCTCGCCAGGATGTCTGGGAAGACTTCTAGATTCGAATttctaattttttatttttatttctaatcatttctaattatttttcaaatttattttatgtcaaattttaattattctctataaatgtatttttaaaaatatatttttgggtgtttggaacAAAATTTTCTGGTTCTTGGATTAATTgtattgacattatttcctatgggaaaaattgcctcagttttgTACGGTTTGATTTTCGTCCGACCTTTTCAAACTAATtcatgacgaaaaccgaggttcagTATTTGTATCTTCAAGTGCAGTACTggtctgcaaccagcagaggcgctgttaatTCACTCTCAACTAGTTTGTAAACTAAATAACAACAACAGGGAAGATGAACGATATTCATGCAAGATTTTGGAAAAAtgcagctatttttttccatttctgctgcttttttcaactatttcaactttcgtcttgtaaacgtcctcgtaattatgactttattttcataatattataatttgactcttgtaaaattacaactttttccgcaacctaattttccaaaaacttttttggttggttggtttgtttctcataatattacaacttaaaaatgtttttcttttttaatatttcaactttatgctaaaattacgttaatcttgtaaaattatcttacctttccttaatattttgactttattcttgtacattttttgctgatttgtccatttttgccgtttttttttgtatttttttttctagttttcttTTATATATATCTAATTATATTCTTAGAATGTGCTACGGGCCAATTAAAAATTCTGCCacgtgccgcaaatggcctccaAAATAGGCTGCCTTGTTCCTCCTGGATCTTAATTATTAATCTtacaaagacattttggacaattctatATTTCCAGTGTGGGAACATCTTGAAAAAGGCCCTTATCTGTTCTAACACGAGTGTGCACAAAGTGGAAGAAGTCCATCAGACACCTTTGGAATGAATGAGAACAATGAACTCTCAAAAGTGCAACTGGTGGTACACAGGCTCCATCCAGTGGCACGCAAGAACACCAGagatttaaatcaaataaaataaaatagtacgGAAAAGTATAGCCATCAATAGGAATGAAATGATTTCCCTGGTAGAGTAGTGTTGCCTTTTGTGCAAATGGCGCAGGTTTGATTCCCAGCCAGAGTACCCCATTGGATTTCTCCTGTCTCAAGCATGGAAACAAATCATGACTTGGTGTGGCAACCTCAGACGGGTGAAGACAAAAGACAACTACATGtatgaaaaataacaaatgcccaaatacaaacaaatgttaaccatccatccatccatttcctatgctgcttattctcattagggtcggggggtatgctggagcctatcccagctgacttacgggcgagaggcggggcacaccctgaaCTAGTCGCCAGTCagccgcagggcacatatagacaaacaaccattcacactcacacatccatccatcttctatgccgcttatcctcagtagggtcgtGGGTaggctgcagcctatcccagctgacttcgggcgagaggcggggtacactcagAACTAATCGCAAATGTTAACCAGACTAGCTAAAATTGAATTGAAATTAAAATTCCCTCACCTCATATGTCACAAGCCGATACCTGTGAGGTTTGAGCCGCAGTCCCTCACAAACTGGGTTGTGTGGCCAATGTATGTTTCTGTTTATTAGCATGTGGCTAATATAATGTTTGCGGAATTGACattacagcctgtgtaatgtctttaatgtaagtgtgtgaCGTGATTATTTTTTCTGATCGGACAAGAAACTTCAGCAAAAAGTCCTAAGGGGAGGAACCACTGGGCTAGAACATCAGATGGATGAATAGATAGAAattcccacagacacactcaGACGTCTTCCCAGACATATCTTCAGTTCaagtagatcaggggtgtccaaagtggagtccgggggccatttttgtgattcagatttttttagGGGGCTCtttgcatattgtaaaaataaaatgtattcattattaattagaatattattatatagtatCAATGTACAAAACGTATCAAACTGGCCCTTTGCAATTCTAGATTTTTCTGTGTGCGGCCCTCGATACACTTTATGTAATGTCTGGTTTGGTTTTAGCATGTTAACAAAATctgaaatatcaaaatggccctcaCATCCTTTTTGGTATGCAGTCCTGTGAGGAAacagtgtggacacccctgaagtAGATGTACCAGTCTTATATATATTTCTCAAAAATGTGCAGAATAGGTAGGTCATGATTTTaccactcacaaaaagttagggatattggGCTTCGGGtaaaatttcaggatgaacctaaaaagCACTAGACTCTTtccaggtgaacttaatttgactgcgcatgtccaactgttcaatgtttcagtactttttgttcaacttgctgttctctaacaaggaACTGAAGGGCAAAATTTACAACTGGTGTGTGATCGATGAAATCGACCAACACGTTTCTCTTTTAGTCTCTCTGTATCGCCATTGCAACCCGCTGATGACTGACAGTCTAAGCTCGGTGGCCACTTCCCTCTGACAACATCCAGTTGGACGTCTTGCATTGGTGAGGTACTGCTGATCACTTGTTAGGTGTCGTCTTGGTCTCacaatgtcaaaatgtgaacGGCATCATGAAGAGGACTGTTTATAGGACATTTATTGGTCCATTCATGGATCACACATCTGTTGTGAATTTTGCTGTGCAGCTCCTTGTATGAGAAGAGAAAGTTGTACACAACCTACTGAAATGTTGGAAGAATTGGAGATTCAACAGTTTAGATAATTTTAGTCAAAATAAATTCACTTGTTAAGGTTATCCAGCAGTTCCTCGTTTATATTCActattcagcattcatggctcTGCAAATGCACAAATTTTTGCTCCAAAAacaacatctcattcaccatagccggtaataattaaaaaatacaagataATACAGATAAAGTGTACAACATACACGTACCACGGTTAGAAAGCcagccatttttacatgtttatgtctttatgctgaACTGATGTATTTTCATCAAGTGTTGATATTTTGCACTTTGGTGTGGTCGTTGAACGCAACATAATTGTATACTGTGACTGGCCACACcatgattccatctgttcattgatcatcttCCATTATCATTCAAGAGTGGTGAGTACCTCCGCATTGCATACGTTaagtgtgtttaataagtgcgtgaggcatatttagggccgAAACCTGGACTGCGTCtcgggttgtgaacgataaactgaTGCGACTGGATATCCAATTTGACGAGCGAACCATTCAGCTGCGCTGGTAGTAGGCTCCTGTAtcaataagaatcagccataaatctttagtTTAATCAGTTGTGGGGACATGCACCAggtatcgcgagagaagcaatcggttgacagggtgtcttttaaacaacgcgagagcctgggtTGCCGGCAAAAGGATTGTCGCGCATGCTCCATAGCTTGCCATGGCTGAAGACTAGAATGGGATGGAAATAGTAGCAGATTTTCAACacataagtaaaaaaaacaaaaaaaacaactaacgtTTGGAACGCCTTTGGTTTTTACAAGGACGCAAAATTTGACCAGCAACAGAGGTTAGCCTGgtaacttttttgctttgttactcgtttactttgaaatgttgcacctttttTACATATCTGGAGTGTTGAAACCAcgatttgtttacttttccaagatGACACGGCgttttcattgcacccatgtgacAAATAGTTCTGTTTACTCATCTGTGCTTGAaagagatgtgtcattatttaagggaCTTCGCACTGCAATGgaaaagagaaggggagggttctggagctgaaacGAATCTAACGAtcgtttttattgc
It contains:
- the LOC129185092 gene encoding serum paraoxonase/arylesterase 2-like, whose product is MNFNMRKLGIVSLVTALLSVLLGERIVNLRKMSLASRQLVNNHLPNCIPLKNLNDGSEDITVFGDGLAFISTGLKYPGMPSSDAPGKIFLLSLKDSQMEPVELLISKNFDLETFNPHGISVYTDTTGRTVYLFVVNHPQQKSQVELFKFVEEKRSLIHLKTFKHELLHSVNDIVALGVDRFYATNDHYFSHELLKTIVEPLLGQPWTNVVYYSPETIKVVSEGYYFANGINVSPDKRHIYVADIMDHNVHVLERKEDNALVSVKSVTVGSLCDNIEVDPKTGDLWLGCDPNGWKSLLFDPKDPPGSEVIRIQNIHSEEPLVTQVYADDGHVIMGSSVATTYGGKLLIGSVFHKALCCDLEM
- the LOC129185091 gene encoding serum paraoxonase/arylesterase 2-like — its product is MLAGADELNTRRCTDHLCCIYLRDYIWSFVRFAICHLNMDAFGFMTIGITLFYMLFGERMVNVRKMYLASREQVTNHLPNCVPLKNLNNGAEDITVFGDGLAFISTGLKYPGVPSSDTPGKIFLLNLKDSQMEPVELLISKNFDLETFNPHGISVYTDTNGSVYLFVVNHPYHKSQVELFKFVEDERSLIHLKTFKHQLLYSVNNIVAMGVDRFYATNDHYFSDELLKTIVEPLLGQPWTNVVYYSPETVKVVSEGYYFANGINVSPDKRHIYVADIFAHNVHVLERKDDTTLVSVKSVAVGSLCDNIEVDPKTGDLWFGCLPNAWKLFHFDPKHPPGSEVIRIQNIHSDEPLVTQVYADDGHVIMGSSVATTYGGKLLIGSVFHKALCCDLE